The proteins below come from a single Crossiella sp. CA-258035 genomic window:
- a CDS encoding IclR family transcriptional regulator: MDSQPPRSVTLRALTLLATFTPAHPRQTLSEMSRRAGLPLATTHRLLRDLTDWGAITKDPDGGYRIGLRLWELGMLTPAVNRLREAALPFMQELYETTRENIHLAVRAGDEALYVDRLSGHRSVAIISRAGSRLPLHATGVGKILLAHQDPDFIHRFCTTAPARCTKYTIVEPGRLLRELTEVRRRGYALTSEEMTLGTCSVAVPVRDADGTVLAALGMVLHTVRADLAKQAPALQTAAQGIERRLAAGEEDWT, encoded by the coding sequence ATGGACAGTCAACCGCCACGCTCGGTCACCCTGCGCGCCCTCACCCTGCTCGCCACCTTCACCCCGGCCCACCCTCGCCAGACCCTCTCCGAGATGTCCCGCCGAGCCGGCCTCCCCCTGGCCACCACCCACCGCCTGCTCCGCGACCTGACCGACTGGGGCGCGATCACCAAGGACCCCGACGGCGGCTACCGGATAGGCCTGCGCCTGTGGGAGCTGGGCATGCTCACCCCCGCGGTCAACCGCCTCCGCGAAGCAGCGCTGCCGTTCATGCAGGAGCTCTACGAAACCACCCGCGAGAACATCCACCTGGCCGTCCGAGCAGGCGACGAGGCCCTGTACGTGGACCGCCTCAGCGGCCACCGCTCAGTAGCGATCATCTCCCGAGCAGGCAGCCGCCTCCCCCTGCACGCCACCGGAGTGGGCAAGATCCTGCTGGCCCACCAGGACCCGGACTTCATCCACCGCTTCTGCACCACAGCCCCAGCCAGATGCACCAAGTACACCATCGTCGAACCAGGCCGCCTGCTCCGCGAACTCACCGAGGTCCGCCGCCGCGGCTACGCCCTGACCTCCGAGGAAATGACCCTGGGCACCTGCTCGGTGGCCGTCCCCGTCCGCGACGCTGACGGAACAGTCCTCGCCGCCCTGGGCATGGTCCTGCACACGGTCCGAGCCGACCTCGCCAAACAAGCCCCCGCCCTCCAAACCGCGGCCCAGGGAATCGAACGAAGACTGGCAGCCGGGGAGGAGGACTGGACCTAG
- a CDS encoding aromatic acid/H+ symport family MFS transporter — MTQTGNPHGKWVQPLCWTAVLLDGFDLVVLGVVLPVLLGEQVWGLTAGTGAAVSTAGLVGMMIGALAIGTVTDVIGRRKTLILSVTIFSLCTLLCAFAPSALIFGALRFLAGLGLGGCLPTAISLVAETNAERGRASSATTLVMTGYHAGAVLTSLLGLLLIPQLGWRAMFVAGALPALVLVPLMVRYLPESASFERARAAAGSTTAAAGNAVRSLFQGRLLRATIAFWVSTFLGLVLVYGLNTWLPQIMRQAGYPLGDALGLLLTLNVGAVVGLLVAGRVADRTGVRKAVIGWFVGAAVFLALFSLRMPTLGLYVVVFLAGCFVFSAQVLIYAYTQHIYPPHARATGLGWTAGMGRIGGITGPLLGGWLVSAGVAYPWGFYLFAVFGLLAAVAVAAVTGRGAAPEAGSAAVEAEAPGASREASPGAARA, encoded by the coding sequence GTGACGCAGACTGGAAACCCGCACGGCAAATGGGTGCAACCCCTCTGCTGGACCGCGGTCCTGCTGGACGGGTTCGACCTGGTGGTCCTGGGTGTCGTGCTACCCGTGCTGCTCGGCGAGCAGGTCTGGGGCCTGACCGCGGGCACCGGCGCGGCGGTCTCCACCGCCGGGCTGGTCGGGATGATGATCGGCGCGCTGGCCATCGGCACCGTCACCGACGTCATCGGGCGGCGCAAGACGCTCATCCTGTCGGTGACGATCTTCTCGCTGTGCACCCTGCTGTGCGCGTTCGCGCCCTCGGCGCTGATCTTCGGCGCGTTGCGGTTCCTGGCCGGGCTGGGGCTCGGCGGGTGCCTGCCGACCGCGATCAGCCTGGTCGCGGAGACCAACGCCGAGCGGGGGCGGGCCAGCAGCGCGACCACGCTGGTGATGACCGGCTACCACGCCGGGGCGGTGCTGACCTCGTTGCTGGGGTTGCTGCTGATCCCGCAGCTGGGGTGGCGGGCGATGTTCGTCGCGGGGGCGCTGCCGGCGCTGGTGCTGGTGCCGCTGATGGTGCGGTACCTGCCCGAGTCGGCCAGCTTCGAGCGGGCCCGCGCCGCGGCCGGGTCGACCACCGCCGCGGCGGGCAACGCGGTGCGCTCGCTGTTCCAGGGCAGGCTGCTGCGGGCCACCATCGCGTTCTGGGTCAGCACCTTCCTCGGGCTGGTGCTGGTCTACGGGCTCAACACCTGGCTGCCGCAGATCATGCGCCAGGCCGGGTATCCGCTCGGCGACGCGCTCGGGCTGCTGCTCACCCTCAACGTCGGCGCGGTGGTCGGACTGCTCGTCGCGGGCCGGGTCGCCGACCGGACCGGGGTGCGCAAGGCGGTGATCGGCTGGTTCGTCGGCGCGGCGGTGTTCCTGGCGTTGTTCAGCCTGCGGATGCCGACGCTGGGGCTCTACGTGGTGGTGTTCCTGGCCGGGTGCTTCGTCTTCAGCGCGCAGGTGCTGATCTACGCCTACACCCAGCACATCTACCCGCCGCACGCGCGCGCCACCGGACTGGGCTGGACCGCGGGCATGGGCCGGATCGGCGGCATCACCGGACCGCTGCTGGGCGGCTGGCTGGTCTCGGCCGGGGTCGCCTACCCGTGGGGGTTCTACCTGTTCGCGGTGTTCGGGTTGCTGGCCGCGGTCGCGGTGGCCGCGGTGACCGGGCGCGGGGCCGCACCGGAGGCCGGGTCGGCGGCGGTGGAGGCGGAGGCGCCTGGGGCCAGCCGGGAGGCCTCGCCGGGGGCCGCGCGGGCGTGA
- a CDS encoding ubiquinone/menaquinone biosynthesis methyltransferase, which translates to MVRANLDKQTSQVSAMFDQVADGYDRTRARLWWGRMDAWGREMAAAANAGPGRRVLDVAAGTGTSTAALAAAGAQAVACDLSLGMLGVAGRRHPDLPRVAADAHALPFARGSFDAVTISFGLRNIGDVAAALREMLAVTRPGGRLVVCEFSIPPTPLNGALFTAYLRHVVPLIARRVSSNPDAYRYLAESIQAWHTPPRLGEQITAAGWERVAWRPLTGGAVHLHVGTAPR; encoded by the coding sequence ATGGTGCGCGCGAACCTCGACAAGCAGACCAGCCAGGTGTCGGCCATGTTCGACCAGGTCGCCGACGGCTACGACCGCACCCGCGCCCGCCTGTGGTGGGGCCGGATGGACGCCTGGGGCCGGGAGATGGCCGCGGCGGCCAATGCCGGTCCGGGCAGGCGGGTGCTGGACGTGGCCGCCGGCACCGGCACCTCCACCGCGGCCCTGGCCGCCGCCGGCGCGCAGGCGGTGGCCTGCGACCTGTCCCTGGGCATGCTCGGGGTGGCCGGGCGGCGGCATCCGGACCTGCCGAGGGTCGCCGCGGACGCGCACGCCCTGCCCTTCGCCAGGGGCAGCTTCGACGCGGTGACCATCTCCTTCGGGCTGCGCAACATCGGCGACGTGGCCGCCGCGCTGCGCGAGATGCTCGCCGTCACCCGGCCCGGCGGCCGGCTGGTGGTCTGCGAGTTCAGCATCCCGCCCACACCGCTCAACGGCGCGCTGTTCACCGCCTACCTCCGGCACGTGGTGCCGCTGATCGCCCGCAGGGTCAGCAGCAACCCCGACGCCTACCGCTACCTCGCCGAGTCCATCCAGGCCTGGCACACCCCGCCCCGGCTCGGCGAGCAGATCACCGCGGCGGGCTGGGAACGGGTGGCCTGGCGGCCGCTGACCGGGGGAGCCGTGCACCTGCACGTGGGCACCGCGCCGCGCTGA
- a CDS encoding exo 1,3/1,4-beta-D-glucan glucohydrolase: MARRSSVGSRACRIGLAVLLGVSMAGGIASATPEPEATAGAKQPVVGKPDLGWDGCARIQDKLPAFADWPKVKSNIGRNAADERRIATMVAGMTLAEKVGQMTQPEIAAITPAEVKEYGIGTVLNGGGSWPGKKKNATVKEWLDLADAYWQASKSSRTKIPVIWGIDAVHGNNNVFGTTVFPHNIGLGAAQDPCLVREIGEATAEQVRATGQDWAFAPTLAVVKDDRWGRTYEGFSEDPRITRAYGYEATRGLQGNNPRGIGSDGVIATAKHFMGDGGTNKGKDQGVNSSAKADMINTHGQGYYGSLAAGAQSVMISFNSWTNEELGIKEGKLHGSKLMVEEVLKNKMGFDGLVVSDWNGHGQVEGCTNASCARAVNAGIDVFMVPHDWKAFITNTIAQVNSGEIPMARIDDAVTRILRVKLRSGLFEAKKPSEREHAGKADAQRAKEIAREAVRRSQVLLKNDKRVLPLSPRSKVLVVGKSADSMQNQTGGWTLTWQGTGNTNADFPNGTTILGGLRGALGEANVTFSEKADNVDPSKFDAVIAVIGETPYAEGTGDIGKRSLEAAKLFPEDLAVLDKVAGKGAPVVTVYVAGRPLHVNKELNRSEAFVAAWLPGTEGAGVADMLVRGRHTGLGYQGKLSYSWPKAACQTPLNAEQKDYDPLFKYGYGLRSWETGNVGKLDETSPESCSPPGGGTAEEDLEVFVRKDIAPFKGYLGSPENWGGTEIGPDGTAAHASIAVEPTDVSVQGDGLKTTWNGTAPGQLYMQAPAPGEDLRGYGNANGALVFDVIVGKAPASRTVISTHCGYPCQGEVAATKLFTDLPVGQKQTVKIPVSCFAEKGLDLEAVNTPFLVYTEGAFQASFANVRWVPKAAGDPDARKCGDLT; encoded by the coding sequence ATGGCAAGAAGATCGTCGGTTGGCTCTCGCGCCTGTCGGATCGGACTGGCCGTGCTGCTCGGGGTCAGCATGGCCGGCGGCATCGCCAGCGCCACGCCGGAGCCGGAGGCCACCGCAGGAGCCAAGCAGCCCGTGGTCGGCAAGCCCGACCTCGGCTGGGACGGCTGCGCCCGCATCCAGGACAAGCTGCCCGCCTTCGCCGACTGGCCAAAGGTCAAGAGCAACATCGGGCGCAACGCCGCGGACGAGCGGCGGATCGCCACGATGGTCGCCGGGATGACGCTGGCCGAGAAGGTCGGCCAGATGACCCAGCCGGAGATCGCCGCGATCACCCCGGCCGAGGTCAAGGAGTACGGCATCGGCACCGTGCTCAACGGCGGCGGCTCCTGGCCCGGCAAGAAGAAGAACGCCACCGTCAAGGAGTGGCTGGACCTGGCCGACGCCTACTGGCAGGCCTCCAAGTCCTCTCGCACCAAGATCCCGGTGATCTGGGGCATCGACGCGGTGCACGGCAACAACAACGTCTTCGGCACCACCGTCTTCCCGCACAACATCGGCCTGGGCGCCGCGCAGGACCCGTGCCTGGTCCGCGAGATCGGCGAGGCCACCGCCGAGCAGGTGCGCGCCACCGGCCAGGACTGGGCGTTCGCGCCAACCCTCGCGGTGGTCAAGGACGACCGCTGGGGCCGCACCTACGAGGGCTTCTCCGAGGACCCGCGGATCACCCGCGCCTACGGCTACGAGGCCACCAGGGGCTTGCAGGGCAACAACCCGCGCGGCATCGGCTCCGACGGGGTGATCGCCACCGCCAAGCACTTCATGGGCGACGGCGGCACGAACAAGGGCAAGGACCAGGGCGTCAACTCCTCGGCCAAGGCCGACATGATCAACACCCACGGTCAGGGCTACTACGGTTCGCTGGCCGCGGGCGCGCAGAGCGTGATGATCTCGTTCAACAGCTGGACGAACGAGGAGCTGGGCATCAAGGAGGGCAAGCTCCACGGCTCCAAGCTGATGGTGGAGGAGGTCCTGAAGAACAAGATGGGCTTCGACGGCCTGGTGGTCTCGGACTGGAACGGCCACGGCCAGGTCGAGGGCTGCACCAACGCCAGCTGCGCGCGGGCGGTGAACGCGGGCATCGACGTGTTCATGGTGCCGCACGACTGGAAGGCCTTCATCACCAACACCATCGCCCAGGTCAACAGCGGCGAGATCCCGATGGCGCGCATCGACGACGCGGTCACCCGGATCCTGCGGGTCAAGCTGCGCTCGGGCCTGTTCGAGGCGAAGAAGCCGTCGGAGCGTGAGCACGCGGGCAAGGCCGATGCCCAGCGCGCCAAGGAGATCGCCCGCGAGGCGGTGCGCAGGTCGCAGGTGCTGTTGAAGAACGACAAGCGCGTGCTGCCGCTCTCGCCGCGGTCGAAGGTGCTGGTGGTCGGCAAGAGCGCGGACAGCATGCAGAACCAGACCGGCGGCTGGACGCTGACCTGGCAGGGCACCGGCAACACCAACGCCGACTTCCCCAACGGCACCACCATCCTCGGCGGGCTCAGGGGCGCGCTGGGCGAGGCGAACGTGACCTTCAGCGAGAAGGCCGACAACGTCGACCCGTCGAAGTTCGACGCGGTCATCGCGGTCATCGGCGAGACCCCCTACGCCGAGGGCACCGGCGACATCGGCAAGCGTTCCCTGGAGGCGGCCAAGCTGTTCCCGGAGGACCTTGCCGTACTGGACAAGGTCGCCGGCAAGGGCGCGCCGGTGGTGACGGTCTACGTCGCCGGGCGTCCGCTGCACGTGAACAAGGAGCTCAACCGCTCCGAGGCGTTCGTGGCGGCCTGGCTGCCGGGCACCGAGGGCGCGGGCGTGGCGGACATGCTGGTGCGCGGCAGGCACACCGGTCTGGGCTACCAGGGCAAGCTGTCCTACTCCTGGCCGAAGGCGGCCTGCCAGACGCCGCTGAACGCCGAGCAGAAGGACTACGACCCGCTGTTCAAGTACGGCTACGGCCTGCGTTCCTGGGAGACCGGCAACGTCGGCAAGCTGGATGAGACCTCGCCAGAGAGCTGCTCCCCGCCCGGTGGCGGCACCGCGGAAGAGGACCTGGAAGTGTTCGTGCGCAAGGACATCGCGCCGTTCAAGGGTTACCTCGGGTCGCCGGAGAACTGGGGCGGCACCGAGATCGGCCCCGACGGCACGGCCGCGCACGCCTCGATCGCGGTGGAGCCGACCGATGTCAGCGTGCAGGGCGACGGGCTCAAGACCACCTGGAACGGCACCGCGCCCGGCCAGCTGTACATGCAGGCCCCCGCACCCGGTGAGGACCTGCGCGGGTACGGCAACGCCAACGGCGCGCTGGTCTTCGACGTGATCGTGGGCAAGGCCCCGGCCAGCCGCACGGTGATCTCCACCCACTGCGGCTATCCCTGCCAGGGCGAGGTGGCGGCGACCAAGCTGTTCACCGACCTGCCGGTGGGCCAGAAGCAGACGGTGAAGATCCCGGTGTCCTGTTTCGCGGAGAAGGGCCTGGACCTGGAGGCGGTCAACACGCCGTTCCTGGTCTACACCGAGGGCGCGTTCCAGGCTTCCTTCGCCAACGTGCGCTGGGTGCCCAAGGCGGCCGGTGATCCGGACGCCCGCAAGTGCGGCGATCTCACCTAG
- a CDS encoding TetR family transcriptional regulator, with the protein MARDAEQTKKRLLDAAIAEFAAYGIAGARVDRIAEQAKANKAMIYSYFGNKEQLFDAAYDLLVTGTVDAVPIDPEDLPGYAGRLFDRFWQSPEVVRLSAWHRLERGAEGPLPEQVLRAHRDKIAAIAAAQAEGRLPGHIPAAGLLSLVLVLATMWTAGNPDAASTRFVTTKKARRETVTEAVRQLVRL; encoded by the coding sequence GTGGCACGCGATGCGGAACAGACCAAGAAACGCCTCCTGGACGCGGCAATCGCCGAGTTCGCCGCCTACGGCATCGCGGGCGCCAGGGTGGACCGGATCGCCGAGCAGGCCAAGGCCAACAAGGCGATGATCTACTCCTACTTCGGCAACAAGGAACAGCTCTTCGACGCCGCCTACGACCTGCTGGTCACCGGCACCGTGGACGCGGTCCCGATCGACCCCGAGGACCTGCCCGGCTACGCGGGCCGCCTGTTCGACCGGTTCTGGCAGTCGCCGGAGGTGGTGCGCCTGTCCGCCTGGCACCGCCTGGAGCGCGGCGCGGAGGGCCCGCTGCCCGAACAGGTGCTGCGCGCGCACCGGGACAAGATCGCCGCCATCGCCGCCGCCCAGGCCGAGGGCAGACTGCCCGGCCACATCCCGGCGGCCGGGCTGCTGAGCCTGGTGCTGGTGCTGGCGACCATGTGGACCGCTGGCAACCCCGACGCCGCCTCGACCAGGTTCGTCACCACCAAGAAGGCGCGCCGGGAGACGGTGACCGAAGCCGTCCGGCAACTCGTGCGCCTCTGA
- a CDS encoding LLM class F420-dependent oxidoreductase, which produces MRLGIHLTTFNHPEDPAGLAAELAATGRAAEAAGAETLSVMDHYFQMEQNGRAEHPMLEGYTTLGFLATHTTSARLGLLVTGVTYRHPGLLAKIVTTLDVLSGGRAFLGIGAAWYDREHRGLGVPYPSTAERFERLEETLRICRQMWDPADNGPFQGRHFQLAETLNSPPALSSPRPKVLIGGGGERKTLRLVAQYADACNLFATSPEEVAHKLSVLDAHCADLGRDPAEVQRTMLYRSEALNDGDLDQAAKDLAVYAELGISTVILVPPGQGSPAEWIERRCVPLAPKLAELG; this is translated from the coding sequence ATGCGACTGGGCATCCACCTCACCACCTTCAACCACCCCGAGGACCCGGCCGGGCTCGCCGCCGAGCTGGCCGCCACCGGGCGGGCCGCCGAGGCCGCGGGCGCGGAGACCCTCTCGGTGATGGACCACTACTTCCAGATGGAGCAGAACGGCCGCGCCGAGCACCCCATGCTGGAGGGCTACACCACCCTCGGCTTCCTGGCCACGCACACCACCTCCGCCCGGCTGGGCCTGCTGGTCACCGGCGTCACCTACCGCCACCCCGGACTGCTCGCCAAGATCGTCACCACCCTGGACGTGCTCTCCGGCGGCCGCGCCTTCCTCGGCATCGGCGCCGCCTGGTACGACCGCGAGCACCGGGGCCTCGGCGTGCCGTACCCGAGCACCGCCGAGCGGTTCGAGCGGCTGGAAGAGACGCTGCGGATCTGCCGCCAGATGTGGGACCCGGCGGACAACGGGCCGTTCCAGGGCAGGCACTTCCAGCTGGCCGAGACGCTGAACTCCCCGCCCGCGCTCAGCTCCCCGCGGCCGAAGGTGCTCATCGGCGGTGGCGGCGAGCGCAAGACGCTGCGCCTGGTCGCCCAGTACGCCGACGCCTGCAACCTGTTCGCCACCTCGCCGGAGGAGGTCGCGCACAAGCTGTCCGTGCTGGACGCGCACTGCGCCGACCTCGGTCGGGACCCGGCGGAGGTGCAGCGCACCATGCTCTACCGCAGCGAGGCCCTCAACGACGGCGACCTGGACCAGGCTGCCAAGGACCTGGCGGTCTACGCCGAGCTGGGCATCAGCACGGTGATCCTGGTGCCGCCGGGGCAGGGCAGCCCGGCGGAGTGGATCGAGCGGCGGTGCGTGCCGCTGGCCCCGAAGCTGGCCGAGCTGGGCTGA
- a CDS encoding MarR family transcriptional regulator, translating into MAGDPWLDEEQQQAWRGFLAMQTRLQSHLARELQRQSGLSDADYAVLVGLSEAPQGRLRLNELGCELRWQKSRLSKQISRMQERGLVLREECPTDGRGAFATLTAKGRATIEAAAPLHVREVRRYFAEALTPAQLNALTEISAAVLARLAEAEPPPA; encoded by the coding sequence ATGGCAGGTGATCCCTGGTTGGACGAGGAGCAACAGCAGGCCTGGCGCGGCTTCCTGGCCATGCAGACCCGGCTGCAGTCGCACCTGGCCCGCGAGCTGCAACGGCAGAGCGGTCTCTCCGACGCCGACTACGCGGTGCTGGTCGGCCTGTCCGAGGCGCCCCAGGGCAGGCTGCGCCTCAACGAGCTCGGCTGCGAGCTGCGCTGGCAGAAGAGCAGGCTGTCCAAGCAGATCAGCCGCATGCAGGAGCGCGGCCTGGTGCTGCGCGAGGAGTGCCCCACCGACGGCCGCGGCGCCTTCGCCACCCTCACCGCCAAGGGCAGGGCCACCATCGAGGCCGCCGCGCCACTGCACGTGCGGGAGGTGCGCCGCTACTTCGCCGAGGCGCTGACCCCGGCCCAGCTGAACGCGCTGACCGAGATCTCCGCCGCGGTGCTCGCCCGCCTGGCCGAGGCCGAACCCCCGCCGGCCTGA
- a CDS encoding GNAT family N-acetyltransferase — protein MAEQDAAVEVHRAEQANRYEVTVDGELAGFAAYEERDGRTYFTHTEVFDAFGGRGLGSVLAERALADAAGRDREIVPLCPFIDRYLRRHPDFSGRVARPGQA, from the coding sequence ATGGCCGAGCAGGACGCAGCTGTCGAGGTGCACCGGGCGGAACAGGCGAACCGGTACGAGGTGACCGTGGACGGCGAGCTCGCCGGGTTCGCCGCCTACGAGGAGCGGGACGGGCGGACCTACTTCACCCACACCGAGGTCTTCGACGCCTTCGGCGGCCGGGGCCTGGGCAGCGTGCTGGCCGAGCGGGCGCTGGCCGATGCGGCCGGGCGCGATCGGGAGATCGTGCCGCTGTGCCCGTTCATCGACCGCTACCTGCGCCGCCACCCGGACTTCAGCGGCCGGGTGGCCCGGCCCGGGCAGGCGTGA
- a CDS encoding pirin family protein, with translation MSNLDATPEITPCHAGPGAVTELLAAREVPLGGLRAMRVRRVLPQRARSTVGAWCFLDEFGPQRLEMTVLPHPHTGLQTVTWPLAGEIRHRDTVGSDVVLRPGQLNLMTAGHGIAHSEFSVGADPLLHALQLWVALPAASAEVAPHFEQHLDLPRYTGDGAEAVVFMGELGGVRSPATTYTELVGAEVTLAPGGGMLPLRPDFEHAVLVVDGTVRIDGVELAAGPLLYLGLDREHLEIDSAAGARLVLLGGVPFPDDLVMWWNFVGRTHEDIAAAREAWESPDPVRFGVIAAHHGERIPAPALPTVRLTPRRR, from the coding sequence ATGAGCAACCTGGACGCCACACCCGAGATCACCCCCTGCCACGCCGGACCCGGGGCGGTGACCGAGCTGCTGGCAGCCAGGGAGGTGCCGCTGGGCGGGCTGCGCGCGATGCGGGTGCGCCGGGTGCTGCCGCAGCGGGCCCGCTCCACCGTGGGCGCCTGGTGCTTCCTGGACGAGTTCGGCCCGCAGCGGCTGGAGATGACCGTGCTGCCGCACCCGCACACCGGGCTGCAGACCGTCACCTGGCCCCTGGCCGGGGAGATCCGGCACCGGGACACCGTCGGCTCCGACGTGGTGCTGCGCCCCGGGCAGCTCAACCTGATGACCGCGGGGCACGGCATCGCGCACTCGGAGTTCTCCGTCGGCGCGGACCCGCTGCTGCACGCGCTGCAACTGTGGGTCGCGCTGCCCGCCGCCAGTGCCGAGGTGGCCCCGCACTTCGAGCAGCACCTCGACCTGCCGCGGTACACCGGCGATGGCGCCGAGGCGGTGGTGTTCATGGGCGAGCTGGGTGGCGTGCGCTCGCCCGCGACCACCTACACCGAGCTGGTGGGGGCCGAGGTCACCCTCGCGCCCGGCGGTGGAATGCTGCCGCTGCGCCCGGACTTCGAGCACGCCGTGCTGGTCGTCGACGGCACGGTGCGGATCGACGGCGTGGAGCTGGCCGCCGGGCCGCTGCTCTACCTCGGCCTGGACCGCGAGCACCTGGAGATCGACAGCGCGGCCGGCGCGCGGCTGGTGCTGCTCGGCGGCGTGCCGTTCCCGGACGACCTGGTGATGTGGTGGAACTTCGTCGGCCGCACGCACGAGGACATCGCCGCCGCCCGCGAAGCCTGGGAGTCCCCCGACCCGGTGCGCTTCGGCGTGATCGCGGCGCACCACGGGGAGCGCATCCCGGCCCCGGCCCTGCCGACCGTCCGGCTGACTCCCCGCCGCCGCTGA
- a CDS encoding PLD nuclease N-terminal domain-containing protein translates to MSLTVLAQDRPDDTLDRILGIVFGVTGGILGILYLLLFIFALISILRHQRLTGGGKFLWIVVALAYPFLGSLGWFIFGRSAKLVKQDGYTG, encoded by the coding sequence ATGTCGCTCACCGTGCTCGCGCAAGACCGCCCAGACGACACCCTGGACCGCATCCTCGGCATCGTCTTCGGCGTCACCGGCGGGATCCTCGGGATCCTGTACCTGCTGCTGTTCATCTTCGCGCTGATCTCGATCCTGCGGCACCAGCGGCTGACCGGCGGCGGCAAGTTCCTGTGGATCGTGGTCGCGCTGGCCTACCCGTTCCTGGGCAGCCTGGGCTGGTTCATCTTCGGCCGCTCGGCCAAGCTGGTGAAGCAGGACGGCTACACCGGCTAG
- a CDS encoding extracellular solute-binding protein produces the protein MGTSRRTLLTAAAALPLLGACGPARARTGAVRFEGWDYEAGLVQQNLDSFGKANPDLRIEYTPITSSQYVRKVVAEFTGDNGPDALYCYDDSLASWAQAGYLQPLDGLPGVDEVYQGLYESNAKALTYQGKRYGLPYYTDSHGLLYNAELLAKAGISTPPASLDELEAQALRIRQAGILRYPIGFPAQLSDTWASWTWSLLYASGGTPFTEDLRPNAAGDPAVRAVLDWVRRAATVSKVIDPASLQQTPVPLDNAFMAGQYAFTIGARYAVRAYNDPARSKIAGRAKLGYVPSLDGRRLGTVGNTRMYCLAAHTQVKEQAYRLLRYLGGYNDQGVPVTARFWFLTRGLGFAFRALERDPEITTELARFTDPTVYSGLAAIAKSRNVLSVPWYAEYEHGMQKTMQRLLTDQSDAAEAAAALDDSAGLLARRYS, from the coding sequence ATGGGGACCTCCCGCCGCACCCTGCTCACCGCGGCCGCCGCGCTACCCCTGCTCGGCGCCTGCGGCCCGGCCCGCGCGCGCACCGGCGCGGTGCGCTTCGAGGGCTGGGACTACGAGGCGGGTCTGGTGCAGCAGAACCTGGACAGCTTCGGCAAGGCCAACCCGGACCTGCGGATCGAGTACACGCCGATCACCAGTTCGCAGTACGTGCGCAAGGTGGTCGCCGAGTTCACCGGTGACAACGGGCCGGACGCGCTGTACTGCTACGACGACTCCCTGGCCAGCTGGGCGCAGGCGGGGTACCTGCAACCCCTGGACGGGCTGCCCGGCGTGGACGAGGTGTACCAGGGGCTGTACGAGTCGAACGCGAAAGCCTTGACCTACCAGGGAAAGCGCTACGGGCTGCCCTACTACACCGACTCGCACGGCCTGCTCTACAACGCCGAACTGCTCGCCAAGGCCGGGATCAGCACCCCACCGGCCAGCCTGGACGAGTTGGAGGCCCAGGCGCTGCGGATCAGACAGGCCGGGATCCTGCGCTATCCCATCGGGTTTCCCGCCCAGCTCTCCGACACCTGGGCCAGCTGGACCTGGTCGCTGCTCTACGCCAGCGGCGGCACCCCGTTCACCGAGGACCTGCGCCCCAACGCCGCCGGCGACCCGGCGGTGCGCGCGGTGCTGGACTGGGTGCGGCGTGCGGCCACCGTCAGCAAGGTCATCGACCCCGCCTCCCTGCAACAGACCCCGGTGCCGCTGGACAACGCGTTCATGGCCGGGCAGTACGCCTTCACCATCGGCGCCCGCTACGCCGTGCGCGCCTACAACGACCCGGCCCGCTCCAAGATCGCCGGACGGGCGAAGCTCGGCTATGTGCCCAGCCTGGACGGGCGGCGGCTGGGCACCGTGGGCAACACCAGGATGTACTGCCTGGCCGCACACACCCAGGTCAAGGAGCAGGCCTACCGGCTGCTGCGCTACCTCGGCGGCTACAACGACCAAGGCGTGCCGGTCACCGCCCGGTTCTGGTTCCTCACACGCGGCCTCGGCTTCGCCTTCCGCGCCCTGGAACGGGATCCGGAGATCACCACCGAGCTGGCCCGGTTCACCGACCCCACTGTCTACTCCGGACTCGCCGCGATCGCCAAGTCCCGCAACGTGCTCTCCGTGCCCTGGTACGCCGAGTACGAGCACGGCATGCAGAAGACCATGCAGCGGCTGCTCACCGACCAGAGCGACGCCGCCGAGGCGGCTGCCGCACTGGATGACAGCGCGGGCCTGCTCGCCCGGAGGTACTCGTGA